The following coding sequences are from one Halobacteria archaeon AArc-dxtr1 window:
- a CDS encoding sugar phosphate nucleotidyltransferase encodes MTDRSAIVLAAGEGKRLRPLTKHRPKPMLPVATTPILEHVFDALIEAGVRELTVVVGYQRTRVQSYFGPSYRDVPIQYVTQEKLLGSGHALLAAEEAVSGPTLVVNGDQIVDSTIVGDVLAAHEPGTAATLGLIPARDVGEYGGILTTDDRVTELVENPHDERAYDLNAGVYVFEEPIFEAIRTVDPQVGEHSLIDALSQLIAGEAVVRGVRSGGTWIDATYPWDLLQIADDLLAADDGTEPRIAPDATVHETATIVDPVVVPADCVVGPGAVVGPNVCLGENATVGANATVRHSVIDADTRIADGATVRDCVAGRNARIGPGSTVVGGPSDVRMHGAVHHDVAFGALFADRARDEGGSTFAPGAIVGADARVGAGSTVREPIDDGVEVRA; translated from the coding sequence ATGACCGACCGTTCTGCGATCGTACTCGCGGCGGGGGAGGGGAAACGGCTCCGCCCGCTGACGAAACATCGGCCGAAACCGATGCTGCCGGTCGCCACCACGCCGATTCTCGAACACGTCTTCGACGCCCTCATCGAGGCTGGCGTCCGCGAACTCACCGTCGTCGTTGGCTACCAGCGCACCCGCGTCCAGTCGTACTTCGGCCCGAGCTATCGGGACGTTCCCATCCAGTATGTCACCCAGGAGAAACTGCTGGGTAGTGGCCACGCGCTGTTGGCCGCCGAAGAGGCCGTCTCGGGGCCGACGCTCGTCGTCAACGGCGACCAGATCGTCGACAGCACGATCGTCGGGGACGTCCTCGCCGCCCACGAGCCCGGCACCGCGGCCACGCTGGGACTGATTCCGGCCCGCGACGTCGGTGAGTACGGCGGGATTCTCACCACCGACGATCGGGTGACCGAACTCGTCGAGAACCCCCACGACGAGCGCGCGTACGATCTCAACGCCGGCGTCTACGTCTTCGAGGAGCCGATCTTCGAGGCGATCCGGACCGTCGACCCCCAGGTCGGCGAACACAGCCTCATCGACGCCCTCTCCCAGCTCATCGCGGGCGAGGCGGTCGTCCGCGGCGTCCGCTCGGGGGGCACCTGGATCGACGCGACCTACCCGTGGGATCTCCTCCAGATCGCCGACGACCTGCTCGCGGCCGACGACGGCACCGAGCCCCGCATCGCGCCGGACGCGACGGTTCACGAGACGGCGACCATCGTCGATCCCGTCGTCGTCCCCGCCGACTGCGTCGTCGGCCCCGGCGCGGTCGTCGGCCCGAACGTCTGTCTGGGCGAGAACGCGACCGTCGGCGCCAACGCGACGGTGCGCCACTCCGTCATCGACGCCGACACCCGCATCGCCGACGGCGCGACGGTCCGTGACTGCGTCGCCGGGCGCAACGCCCGCATCGGTCCCGGGTCGACCGTCGTCGGCGGCCCGAGCGACGTCCGGATGCACGGCGCGGTCCACCACGACGTCGCCTTCGGCGCGCTGTTTGCCGACCGGGCCCGCGACGAGGGTGGCTCGACGTTCGCGCCGGGGGCGATCGTCGGTGCCGACGCCCGCGTGGGCGCCGGCTCGACCGTCCGCGAGCCCATCGACGACGGCGTGGAGGTGCGGGCCTGA
- a CDS encoding universal stress protein, translating to MYTLLVPIDTSEQRALRQVQWISNLPNAADTLDVLLLFVFESATLAEVPSSIRSTSASVDIVPAVRKARQYLQDHEIDVTVIDRRFNTTAQIRRVAETHDVDTIVLGGRRNTIRRNHIMQSTTYRLLYVSERPVVVA from the coding sequence ATGTATACCCTACTCGTGCCGATCGATACGAGTGAGCAGCGCGCGCTCAGACAGGTCCAGTGGATCTCCAACCTTCCGAACGCCGCAGACACGCTCGACGTGCTCCTTCTGTTCGTCTTTGAGTCGGCCACGTTGGCTGAGGTGCCGTCATCGATCCGGTCGACCAGTGCCTCCGTCGATATCGTCCCTGCGGTGCGGAAGGCGCGCCAGTATCTCCAGGACCACGAGATCGATGTGACCGTCATTGACCGCCGGTTCAACACGACCGCGCAGATCCGCCGGGTTGCAGAGACCCACGATGTCGATACGATCGTCCTCGGGGGGCGACGGAACACCATCCGCCGAAACCACATCATGCAGAGCACGACGTACCGACTGCTGTACGTCTCCGAACGGCCGGTGGTCGTCGCCTAA
- a CDS encoding universal stress protein — MASHILVPMDDSAASETALEYAIETHPDAALTILHVIGAPSMSERTGLAFEETVNEELEARAEAIFQRATDIAQRAGFDGDLETTVGIGSPAQSIVEHAADADAIVIGSQGDDETAQVLLGSVAETVSRRASVPVTIVR; from the coding sequence ATGGCATCCCACATTCTCGTCCCGATGGACGACTCCGCTGCCTCGGAGACGGCACTCGAGTATGCGATCGAGACACACCCCGATGCGGCGCTGACGATCCTCCACGTGATCGGCGCGCCGTCGATGAGCGAGCGCACCGGGCTCGCCTTCGAGGAGACGGTCAACGAAGAGCTTGAGGCGCGCGCAGAGGCGATTTTCCAGCGGGCAACAGATATCGCCCAGCGCGCTGGCTTCGACGGCGACCTCGAGACGACGGTCGGCATCGGCTCGCCAGCGCAGTCGATCGTCGAGCACGCAGCCGACGCAGACGCCATCGTCATCGGGAGCCAGGGCGACGATGAGACGGCACAGGTGTTGCTCGGGAGCGTCGCCGAGACCGTCTCCCGGCGGGCCTCGGTGCCGGTGACGATCGTGCGCTGA
- a CDS encoding rhodanese-like domain-containing protein translates to METGRRTALRLVVGASIASTLAGCLGGDSGDDGRNGSDDDSRDGSSPGSTGGSNEAFDGDALGVVVAESVDHTYACNRVTEGAPSALDASASAADAPTIAETGTVWDVSHDGYGYVAFDAEARGHPGPFVFYVTEGAIDAVSGAETDRGTVGDDSCGRLRSYVAVTPDDGRIILGVGDDPDVEIEHPDEYPDGVDESDGGETGHTDENGYETYAVRDVEVPLAPVEDVAHWYEDDDELVVLDTRSAVPYGNLRISGAQLSPAPDGHSAHAGLIGVPSATRIVTYCVCPHTLAGHRAAALIEAGYTEVYALNEGLEEWVDRGYPIAGSEVP, encoded by the coding sequence ATGGAGACTGGCCGACGAACCGCCCTCCGCCTCGTCGTCGGCGCGTCGATCGCGAGCACGCTCGCCGGCTGTCTCGGCGGCGACTCCGGTGACGACGGACGAAACGGCTCCGACGACGACTCACGGGACGGGTCGTCTCCCGGCTCGACCGGCGGGTCGAACGAGGCGTTCGACGGTGATGCGCTGGGGGTGGTCGTCGCGGAGAGCGTCGACCACACGTACGCCTGCAACCGCGTGACTGAAGGGGCCCCCTCCGCGCTCGACGCGAGCGCGTCGGCGGCCGACGCGCCGACGATTGCGGAGACGGGGACCGTCTGGGACGTCTCACACGACGGCTATGGGTACGTCGCCTTCGACGCCGAGGCCCGCGGGCACCCCGGTCCGTTCGTCTTCTACGTGACCGAGGGGGCGATCGACGCTGTCTCGGGAGCCGAGACCGATCGCGGGACCGTCGGGGACGACAGCTGCGGGCGACTGCGATCGTACGTCGCCGTCACGCCCGACGACGGACGCATCATCCTCGGAGTCGGGGATGATCCGGACGTCGAGATCGAGCATCCAGACGAGTACCCCGACGGCGTCGACGAGTCGGACGGCGGTGAGACAGGCCACACCGACGAGAACGGCTACGAAACGTACGCTGTTCGAGACGTGGAGGTCCCGCTGGCGCCCGTCGAGGACGTCGCCCACTGGTACGAAGACGACGACGAACTGGTCGTCCTCGACACCCGATCCGCCGTTCCCTACGGAAATCTCCGCATTTCGGGGGCGCAACTGAGTCCCGCTCCCGACGGCCACAGCGCCCACGCGGGGCTCATCGGCGTGCCGTCGGCGACGCGGATCGTCACGTACTGTGTCTGTCCGCACACGCTTGCCGGACACCGGGCGGCGGCGCTCATCGAGGCGGGCTACACCGAGGTGTACGCGCTCAACGAAGGCCTCGAGGAGTGGGTCGATCGCGGCTATCCGATCGCGGGCAGCGAGGTCCCCTAG